The following are encoded in a window of Rosa chinensis cultivar Old Blush chromosome 4, RchiOBHm-V2, whole genome shotgun sequence genomic DNA:
- the LOC112198455 gene encoding uncharacterized protein LOC112198455 isoform X1 encodes MAEETLTQKLEISWCNVVLTVPSICQGLMNNDTSASDHRTPSVVLDIESLAQSSDFCSGSPKMTRALSRKWSYRAERSINTDQEEDTDHEPTKKLLVKVNSQLETLKPPLITSKSLPSTSPTLMGTNLLDTGDGRSKRFNRFMTINPRKILLIFATMSSMGTLILIYFTLAINRTV; translated from the exons ATGGCGGAGGAGACATTAACACAG AAACTAGAGATCAGCTGGTGTAATGTTGTACTGACTGTTCCAAGCATATGTCAAGGACTCATG AATAATGACACTAGTGCTTCAGATCATAGAACTCCAAGTGTTGTGTTGGATATTGAGAGCCTTGCACAATCTTCAGATTTCTGCTCAGGGAGCCCCAAAATGACT AGGGCACTCTCGCGGAAATGGTCTTATCGAGCAGAGAGATCGATTAACACTGATCAGGAGGAAGACACAGATCATGAACCAACAAAGAAACTTCTAGTGAAAG TGAACTCTCAGTTGGAGACCTTGAAGCCACCATTGATCACCTCAAAATCATTGCCGTCAACCTCACCTACTCTAATGGGTACTAATCTGCTGGATACAGGGGATGGACGGAGCAAGAGGTTTAATCGCTTTATGACCATCAACCCTCGGAAGATCCTTCTCATATTTGCAACCAT GTCCAGTATGGGCACATTAATCTTGATATACTTCACACTCGCCATTAACCGGACAGTTTGA
- the LOC112198455 gene encoding uncharacterized protein LOC112198455 isoform X2, translating into MAEETLTQNNDTSASDHRTPSVVLDIESLAQSSDFCSGSPKMTRALSRKWSYRAERSINTDQEEDTDHEPTKKLLVKVNSQLETLKPPLITSKSLPSTSPTLMGTNLLDTGDGRSKRFNRFMTINPRKILLIFATMSSMGTLILIYFTLAINRTV; encoded by the exons ATGGCGGAGGAGACATTAACACAG AATAATGACACTAGTGCTTCAGATCATAGAACTCCAAGTGTTGTGTTGGATATTGAGAGCCTTGCACAATCTTCAGATTTCTGCTCAGGGAGCCCCAAAATGACT AGGGCACTCTCGCGGAAATGGTCTTATCGAGCAGAGAGATCGATTAACACTGATCAGGAGGAAGACACAGATCATGAACCAACAAAGAAACTTCTAGTGAAAG TGAACTCTCAGTTGGAGACCTTGAAGCCACCATTGATCACCTCAAAATCATTGCCGTCAACCTCACCTACTCTAATGGGTACTAATCTGCTGGATACAGGGGATGGACGGAGCAAGAGGTTTAATCGCTTTATGACCATCAACCCTCGGAAGATCCTTCTCATATTTGCAACCAT GTCCAGTATGGGCACATTAATCTTGATATACTTCACACTCGCCATTAACCGGACAGTTTGA
- the LOC112197523 gene encoding uncharacterized protein LOC112197523 isoform X6 has product MAMESNTGFLHDDTFGYGLNRHAISFQSGAINSSSEMIPMGNYFSTDPVMGMGMGMQMMFSPTSGSGMGMGMVNHSPAISQPGTSSGSSLLVDSVPGLKHDTGLAVEWSLEEQYKLEEGLVKFADEPSTMRYADEPSIMRYIKIAATLRDKTVRDVALRCRWMTFDVLQRKRRKPEDHTTGKKGNIRKDKLVDSYSKMSIPSAPQHNMAAYSLMMHRMNQNERLQCEGISGTAKHLLDQNAQAFNQITANLSTYKHERYAWLNEPNAATGCMHK; this is encoded by the exons ATGGCGATGGAGTCGAACACCGGGTTTCTACATGATGACACTTTTGGCTATGGCTTGAACCGGCACGCTATATCTTTCCAGTCTGGAGCAATAAACAGCAGCTCGGAGATGATTCCGATGGGGAATTACTTTAGTACTGACCCGgtgatggggatggggatggggatgcaGATGATGTTCTCTCCGACTTCGGGGTCAGGCATGGGCATGGGCATGGTCAACCACAGTCCTGCAATTAGTCAACCCGGGACTTCATCAGGGTCTTCTCTGCTCGTTGATTCCGTACCGGGCCTCAAGCATGACACAGGCTTGGCAGTTGAGTGGTCTTTGGAGGAGCAATACAAATTGGAGGAGGGCCTTGTCAA ATTTGCTGATGAACCAAGTACTATGAG ATATGCTGATGAACCGAGTATTATGAGGTACATAAAGATTGCGGCAACCTTGCGTGATAAAACTGTGCGTGATGTTGCCTTGAGGTGTAGGTGGATGACG TTTGATGTTTTGCAGAGAAAGCGGAGGAAACCTGAAGACCATACTACAGGAAAGAAGGGCAACATTAGGAAG GATAAACTGGTAGATTCATACTCCAAGATGAGCATACCCTCAGCTCCACAACACAACATGGCTGCATATTCTCTTATGATGCATCGTATGAACCAGAATGAGCGTTTGCAGTGTGAAG GAATAAGTGGGACAGCCAAGCATTTATTGGACCAAAATGCTCAAGCTTTTAATCAAATCACAGCTAACCTTTCTACGTACAAG CATGAGAGGTATGCCTGGCTTAATGAGCCAAATGCCGCCACTGGATGTATGCATAAATGA
- the LOC112197523 gene encoding uncharacterized protein LOC112197523 isoform X5, with product MAMESNTGFLHDDTFGYGLNRHAISFQSGAINSSSEMIPMGNYFSTDPVMGMGMGMQMMFSPTSGSGMGMGMVNHSPAISQPGTSSGSSLLVDSVPGLKHDTGLAVEWSLEEQYKLEEGLVKFADEPSTMRYADEPSIMRYIKIAATLRDKTVRDVALRCRWMTFDVLQRKRRKPEDHTTGKKGNIRKDKLVDSYSKMSIPSAPQHNMAAYSLMMHRMNQNERLQCEGISGTAKHLLDQNAQAFNQITANLSTYKLQDNINLFCRTRNNLTAILNDMRANL from the exons ATGGCGATGGAGTCGAACACCGGGTTTCTACATGATGACACTTTTGGCTATGGCTTGAACCGGCACGCTATATCTTTCCAGTCTGGAGCAATAAACAGCAGCTCGGAGATGATTCCGATGGGGAATTACTTTAGTACTGACCCGgtgatggggatggggatggggatgcaGATGATGTTCTCTCCGACTTCGGGGTCAGGCATGGGCATGGGCATGGTCAACCACAGTCCTGCAATTAGTCAACCCGGGACTTCATCAGGGTCTTCTCTGCTCGTTGATTCCGTACCGGGCCTCAAGCATGACACAGGCTTGGCAGTTGAGTGGTCTTTGGAGGAGCAATACAAATTGGAGGAGGGCCTTGTCAA ATTTGCTGATGAACCAAGTACTATGAG ATATGCTGATGAACCGAGTATTATGAGGTACATAAAGATTGCGGCAACCTTGCGTGATAAAACTGTGCGTGATGTTGCCTTGAGGTGTAGGTGGATGACG TTTGATGTTTTGCAGAGAAAGCGGAGGAAACCTGAAGACCATACTACAGGAAAGAAGGGCAACATTAGGAAG GATAAACTGGTAGATTCATACTCCAAGATGAGCATACCCTCAGCTCCACAACACAACATGGCTGCATATTCTCTTATGATGCATCGTATGAACCAGAATGAGCGTTTGCAGTGTGAAG GAATAAGTGGGACAGCCAAGCATTTATTGGACCAAAATGCTCAAGCTTTTAATCAAATCACAGCTAACCTTTCTACGTACAAG TTACAGGACAATATTAACCTCTTCTGTCGCACAAGGAACAACTTAACTGCCATCTTGAATGA CATGAGAG CAAACTTGTGA
- the LOC112197523 gene encoding uncharacterized protein LOC112197523 isoform X1 — protein MAMESNTGFLHDDTFGYGLNRHAISFQSGAINSSSEMIPMGNYFSTDPVMGMGMGMQMMFSPTSGSGMGMGMVNHSPAISQPGTSSGSSLLVDSVPGLKHDTGLAVEWSLEEQYKLEEGLVKFADEPSTMRYADEPSIMRYIKIAATLRDKTVRDVALRCRWMTFDVLQRKRRKPEDHTTGKKGNIRKDKLVDSYSKMSIPSAPQHNMAAYSLMMHRMNQNERLQCEGISGTAKHLLDQNAQAFNQITANLSTYKLQDNINLFCRTRNNLTAILNDMRGMPGLMSQMPPLDVCINENLANSVILPNTT, from the exons ATGGCGATGGAGTCGAACACCGGGTTTCTACATGATGACACTTTTGGCTATGGCTTGAACCGGCACGCTATATCTTTCCAGTCTGGAGCAATAAACAGCAGCTCGGAGATGATTCCGATGGGGAATTACTTTAGTACTGACCCGgtgatggggatggggatggggatgcaGATGATGTTCTCTCCGACTTCGGGGTCAGGCATGGGCATGGGCATGGTCAACCACAGTCCTGCAATTAGTCAACCCGGGACTTCATCAGGGTCTTCTCTGCTCGTTGATTCCGTACCGGGCCTCAAGCATGACACAGGCTTGGCAGTTGAGTGGTCTTTGGAGGAGCAATACAAATTGGAGGAGGGCCTTGTCAA ATTTGCTGATGAACCAAGTACTATGAG ATATGCTGATGAACCGAGTATTATGAGGTACATAAAGATTGCGGCAACCTTGCGTGATAAAACTGTGCGTGATGTTGCCTTGAGGTGTAGGTGGATGACG TTTGATGTTTTGCAGAGAAAGCGGAGGAAACCTGAAGACCATACTACAGGAAAGAAGGGCAACATTAGGAAG GATAAACTGGTAGATTCATACTCCAAGATGAGCATACCCTCAGCTCCACAACACAACATGGCTGCATATTCTCTTATGATGCATCGTATGAACCAGAATGAGCGTTTGCAGTGTGAAG GAATAAGTGGGACAGCCAAGCATTTATTGGACCAAAATGCTCAAGCTTTTAATCAAATCACAGCTAACCTTTCTACGTACAAG TTACAGGACAATATTAACCTCTTCTGTCGCACAAGGAACAACTTAACTGCCATCTTGAATGA CATGAGAGGTATGCCTGGCTTAATGAGCCAAATGCCGCCACTGGATGTATGCATAAATGAGAACCTTGCTAATAGTGTTATCTTGCCTAATACAACTTAG
- the LOC112197523 gene encoding uncharacterized protein LOC112197523 isoform X2 yields the protein MAMESNTGFLHDDTFGYGLNRHAISFQSGAINSSSEMIPMGNYFSTDPVMGMGMGMQMMFSPTSGSGMGMGMVNHSPAISQPGTSSGSSLLVDSVPGLKHDTGLAVEWSLEEQYKLEEGLVKFADEPSTMRYADEPSIMRYIKIAATLRDKTVRDVALRCRWMTRKRRKPEDHTTGKKGNIRKDKLVDSYSKMSIPSAPQHNMAAYSLMMHRMNQNERLQCEGISGTAKHLLDQNAQAFNQITANLSTYKLQDNINLFCRTRNNLTAILNDMRGMPGLMSQMPPLDVCINENLANSVILPNTT from the exons ATGGCGATGGAGTCGAACACCGGGTTTCTACATGATGACACTTTTGGCTATGGCTTGAACCGGCACGCTATATCTTTCCAGTCTGGAGCAATAAACAGCAGCTCGGAGATGATTCCGATGGGGAATTACTTTAGTACTGACCCGgtgatggggatggggatggggatgcaGATGATGTTCTCTCCGACTTCGGGGTCAGGCATGGGCATGGGCATGGTCAACCACAGTCCTGCAATTAGTCAACCCGGGACTTCATCAGGGTCTTCTCTGCTCGTTGATTCCGTACCGGGCCTCAAGCATGACACAGGCTTGGCAGTTGAGTGGTCTTTGGAGGAGCAATACAAATTGGAGGAGGGCCTTGTCAA ATTTGCTGATGAACCAAGTACTATGAG ATATGCTGATGAACCGAGTATTATGAGGTACATAAAGATTGCGGCAACCTTGCGTGATAAAACTGTGCGTGATGTTGCCTTGAGGTGTAGGTGGATGACG AGAAAGCGGAGGAAACCTGAAGACCATACTACAGGAAAGAAGGGCAACATTAGGAAG GATAAACTGGTAGATTCATACTCCAAGATGAGCATACCCTCAGCTCCACAACACAACATGGCTGCATATTCTCTTATGATGCATCGTATGAACCAGAATGAGCGTTTGCAGTGTGAAG GAATAAGTGGGACAGCCAAGCATTTATTGGACCAAAATGCTCAAGCTTTTAATCAAATCACAGCTAACCTTTCTACGTACAAG TTACAGGACAATATTAACCTCTTCTGTCGCACAAGGAACAACTTAACTGCCATCTTGAATGA CATGAGAGGTATGCCTGGCTTAATGAGCCAAATGCCGCCACTGGATGTATGCATAAATGAGAACCTTGCTAATAGTGTTATCTTGCCTAATACAACTTAG
- the LOC112197523 gene encoding uncharacterized protein LOC112197523 isoform X7, producing MAMESNTGFLHDDTFGYGLNRHAISFQSGAINSSSEMIPMGNYFSTDPVMGMGMGMQMMFSPTSGSGMGMGMVNHSPAISQPGTSSGSSLLVDSVPGLKHDTGLAVEWSLEEQYKLEEGLVKYADEPSIMRYIKIAATLRDKTVRDVALRCRWMTRKRRKPEDHTTGKKGNIRKDKLVDSYSKMSIPSAPQHNMAAYSLMMHRMNQNERLQCEGISGTAKHLLDQNAQAFNQITANLSTYKHERYAWLNEPNAATGCMHK from the exons ATGGCGATGGAGTCGAACACCGGGTTTCTACATGATGACACTTTTGGCTATGGCTTGAACCGGCACGCTATATCTTTCCAGTCTGGAGCAATAAACAGCAGCTCGGAGATGATTCCGATGGGGAATTACTTTAGTACTGACCCGgtgatggggatggggatggggatgcaGATGATGTTCTCTCCGACTTCGGGGTCAGGCATGGGCATGGGCATGGTCAACCACAGTCCTGCAATTAGTCAACCCGGGACTTCATCAGGGTCTTCTCTGCTCGTTGATTCCGTACCGGGCCTCAAGCATGACACAGGCTTGGCAGTTGAGTGGTCTTTGGAGGAGCAATACAAATTGGAGGAGGGCCTTGTCAA ATATGCTGATGAACCGAGTATTATGAGGTACATAAAGATTGCGGCAACCTTGCGTGATAAAACTGTGCGTGATGTTGCCTTGAGGTGTAGGTGGATGACG AGAAAGCGGAGGAAACCTGAAGACCATACTACAGGAAAGAAGGGCAACATTAGGAAG GATAAACTGGTAGATTCATACTCCAAGATGAGCATACCCTCAGCTCCACAACACAACATGGCTGCATATTCTCTTATGATGCATCGTATGAACCAGAATGAGCGTTTGCAGTGTGAAG GAATAAGTGGGACAGCCAAGCATTTATTGGACCAAAATGCTCAAGCTTTTAATCAAATCACAGCTAACCTTTCTACGTACAAG CATGAGAGGTATGCCTGGCTTAATGAGCCAAATGCCGCCACTGGATGTATGCATAAATGA
- the LOC112197523 gene encoding uncharacterized protein LOC112197523 isoform X3, with translation MAMESNTGFLHDDTFGYGLNRHAISFQSGAINSSSEMIPMGNYFSTDPVMGMGMGMQMMFSPTSGSGMGMGMVNHSPAISQPGTSSGSSLLVDSVPGLKHDTGLAVEWSLEEQYKLEEGLVKYADEPSIMRYIKIAATLRDKTVRDVALRCRWMTFDVLQRKRRKPEDHTTGKKGNIRKDKLVDSYSKMSIPSAPQHNMAAYSLMMHRMNQNERLQCEGISGTAKHLLDQNAQAFNQITANLSTYKLQDNINLFCRTRNNLTAILNDMRGMPGLMSQMPPLDVCINENLANSVILPNTT, from the exons ATGGCGATGGAGTCGAACACCGGGTTTCTACATGATGACACTTTTGGCTATGGCTTGAACCGGCACGCTATATCTTTCCAGTCTGGAGCAATAAACAGCAGCTCGGAGATGATTCCGATGGGGAATTACTTTAGTACTGACCCGgtgatggggatggggatggggatgcaGATGATGTTCTCTCCGACTTCGGGGTCAGGCATGGGCATGGGCATGGTCAACCACAGTCCTGCAATTAGTCAACCCGGGACTTCATCAGGGTCTTCTCTGCTCGTTGATTCCGTACCGGGCCTCAAGCATGACACAGGCTTGGCAGTTGAGTGGTCTTTGGAGGAGCAATACAAATTGGAGGAGGGCCTTGTCAA ATATGCTGATGAACCGAGTATTATGAGGTACATAAAGATTGCGGCAACCTTGCGTGATAAAACTGTGCGTGATGTTGCCTTGAGGTGTAGGTGGATGACG TTTGATGTTTTGCAGAGAAAGCGGAGGAAACCTGAAGACCATACTACAGGAAAGAAGGGCAACATTAGGAAG GATAAACTGGTAGATTCATACTCCAAGATGAGCATACCCTCAGCTCCACAACACAACATGGCTGCATATTCTCTTATGATGCATCGTATGAACCAGAATGAGCGTTTGCAGTGTGAAG GAATAAGTGGGACAGCCAAGCATTTATTGGACCAAAATGCTCAAGCTTTTAATCAAATCACAGCTAACCTTTCTACGTACAAG TTACAGGACAATATTAACCTCTTCTGTCGCACAAGGAACAACTTAACTGCCATCTTGAATGA CATGAGAGGTATGCCTGGCTTAATGAGCCAAATGCCGCCACTGGATGTATGCATAAATGAGAACCTTGCTAATAGTGTTATCTTGCCTAATACAACTTAG
- the LOC112197523 gene encoding uncharacterized protein LOC112197523 isoform X4, protein MAMESNTGFLHDDTFGYGLNRHAISFQSGAINSSSEMIPMGNYFSTDPVMGMGMGMQMMFSPTSGSGMGMGMVNHSPAISQPGTSSGSSLLVDSVPGLKHDTGLAVEWSLEEQYKLEEGLVKYADEPSIMRYIKIAATLRDKTVRDVALRCRWMTRKRRKPEDHTTGKKGNIRKDKLVDSYSKMSIPSAPQHNMAAYSLMMHRMNQNERLQCEGISGTAKHLLDQNAQAFNQITANLSTYKLQDNINLFCRTRNNLTAILNDMRGMPGLMSQMPPLDVCINENLANSVILPNTT, encoded by the exons ATGGCGATGGAGTCGAACACCGGGTTTCTACATGATGACACTTTTGGCTATGGCTTGAACCGGCACGCTATATCTTTCCAGTCTGGAGCAATAAACAGCAGCTCGGAGATGATTCCGATGGGGAATTACTTTAGTACTGACCCGgtgatggggatggggatggggatgcaGATGATGTTCTCTCCGACTTCGGGGTCAGGCATGGGCATGGGCATGGTCAACCACAGTCCTGCAATTAGTCAACCCGGGACTTCATCAGGGTCTTCTCTGCTCGTTGATTCCGTACCGGGCCTCAAGCATGACACAGGCTTGGCAGTTGAGTGGTCTTTGGAGGAGCAATACAAATTGGAGGAGGGCCTTGTCAA ATATGCTGATGAACCGAGTATTATGAGGTACATAAAGATTGCGGCAACCTTGCGTGATAAAACTGTGCGTGATGTTGCCTTGAGGTGTAGGTGGATGACG AGAAAGCGGAGGAAACCTGAAGACCATACTACAGGAAAGAAGGGCAACATTAGGAAG GATAAACTGGTAGATTCATACTCCAAGATGAGCATACCCTCAGCTCCACAACACAACATGGCTGCATATTCTCTTATGATGCATCGTATGAACCAGAATGAGCGTTTGCAGTGTGAAG GAATAAGTGGGACAGCCAAGCATTTATTGGACCAAAATGCTCAAGCTTTTAATCAAATCACAGCTAACCTTTCTACGTACAAG TTACAGGACAATATTAACCTCTTCTGTCGCACAAGGAACAACTTAACTGCCATCTTGAATGA CATGAGAGGTATGCCTGGCTTAATGAGCCAAATGCCGCCACTGGATGTATGCATAAATGAGAACCTTGCTAATAGTGTTATCTTGCCTAATACAACTTAG
- the LOC112197524 gene encoding photosynthetic NDH subunit of lumenal location 3, chloroplastic isoform X2, whose protein sequence is MVDMQSKGIACRIKKCAYELLSIGGDLMDDAYSWDLKGRDIRLKSMFLFCDLSQLISNVPKDQKKALTEVGNKLFSSIEELDHAVKIRSIPLTQDRYNEAGVILQELMVLMP, encoded by the exons ATGGTGGATATGCAATCAAAGGGAATTGCTTGTAGGATTAAGAAGTGTGCCTATGAATTGCTGTCGATTGGTGGTGATCTGATGGACGACGCTTACTCGTGGGACTTGAAGGGAAGGGATATACGCCTCAAATCGATGTTCTTGTTTTGTGATCTAAGTCAGTTGATCTCTAACGTCCCAAAGGATCAGAAGAAGGCCCTGACAGAAGTTGGCAACAAATTGTTTTCCTCCATCGAAGAG TTGGATCATGCAGTGAAAATTCGTAGCATTCCGTTGACTCAAGACCGATACAACGAGGCCGGTGTCATTCTACAGGAGCTGATGGTTCTCATGCCTTGA
- the LOC112197524 gene encoding photosynthetic NDH subunit of lumenal location 3, chloroplastic isoform X1, whose translation MTYPCFQEDHPGHDKMVDMQSKGIACRIKKCAYELLSIGGDLMDDAYSWDLKGRDIRLKSMFLFCDLSQLISNVPKDQKKALTEVGNKLFSSIEELDHAVKIRSIPLTQDRYNEAGVILQELMVLMP comes from the exons ATGACATACCCTTGTTTTCAAGAAGACCATCCAG GTCATGATAAAATGGTGGATATGCAATCAAAGGGAATTGCTTGTAGGATTAAGAAGTGTGCCTATGAATTGCTGTCGATTGGTGGTGATCTGATGGACGACGCTTACTCGTGGGACTTGAAGGGAAGGGATATACGCCTCAAATCGATGTTCTTGTTTTGTGATCTAAGTCAGTTGATCTCTAACGTCCCAAAGGATCAGAAGAAGGCCCTGACAGAAGTTGGCAACAAATTGTTTTCCTCCATCGAAGAG TTGGATCATGCAGTGAAAATTCGTAGCATTCCGTTGACTCAAGACCGATACAACGAGGCCGGTGTCATTCTACAGGAGCTGATGGTTCTCATGCCTTGA
- the LOC112197524 gene encoding photosynthetic NDH subunit of lumenal location 3, chloroplastic isoform X3 translates to MTYPCFQEDHPGHDKMVDMQSKGIACRIKKCAYELLSIGGDLMDDAYSWDLKGRDIRLKSMFLFCDLSQLISNVPKDQKKALTEVGNKLFSSIEEL, encoded by the exons ATGACATACCCTTGTTTTCAAGAAGACCATCCAG GTCATGATAAAATGGTGGATATGCAATCAAAGGGAATTGCTTGTAGGATTAAGAAGTGTGCCTATGAATTGCTGTCGATTGGTGGTGATCTGATGGACGACGCTTACTCGTGGGACTTGAAGGGAAGGGATATACGCCTCAAATCGATGTTCTTGTTTTGTGATCTAAGTCAGTTGATCTCTAACGTCCCAAAGGATCAGAAGAAGGCCCTGACAGAAGTTGGCAACAAATTGTTTTCCTCCATCGAAGAG TTATAA
- the LOC121053020 gene encoding uncharacterized protein LOC121053020: MIILCPLCKSDNETADHIFGSCDVTMAIWRYAGLIDTTDWSAGASCVDKSSIPTTEALALREGLIKAKEKNIKKILVEGDSKFIIDCVQNKCGVPWRFKAIIQDVKKIVSCFEYFSINHVFREANFPTDALANLRHYRGSGDCWEINFPRPLS, from the exons ATGATAATACTTTGTCCCTTATGCAAAAGTGAtaatgaaactgcagatcaTATTTTCGGCTCCTGTGATGTTACTATGGCTATTTGGAGATATGCGGGTCTAATTGACACCACTGATTGGAGTGCAG GTGCTAGCTGTGTTGACAAATCTTCTATTCCAACCACTGAAGCACTTGCTCTCAGAGAAGGTTTAATTAAAGCAAAAGAGAAGAACATCAAGAAAATCTTGGTGGAAGGAGACTCCAAGTTTATAATTGACTGCGTCCAAAACAAATGTGGTGTTCCTTGGAGATTCAAGGCAATCATTCAAGACGTTAAGAAGATCGTTAGCTGCTTCGAATACTTCTCCATTAACCATGTTTTTCGAGAAGCAAATTTTCCTACTGATGCTTTAGCAAACTTAAGACACTATAGAGGTTCAGGTGATTGTTGGGAAATTAATTTCCCCCGCCCCCTTAGTTAG
- the LOC112197803 gene encoding uncharacterized protein LOC112197803, with amino-acid sequence MFGVTASDGSRRRLPQWMLGGSSTGQEGKSSNVEERGNQLEEGLASQEAETVTAKPGKGIWRREKETLGEGLHVLQKCEAKKRKRKSTQQDEEFEGNDPVAVLEKKCSGRGRRKVQESIAADRQKAKAPGKGIHEKKTLGENSYILAKCETKRISSKTNEQDTDFDGNAPASFTEKIGRERRKVQETAVLKRQEAKDSSCGSGEEREVQTSSDDDVELTAEDLVMIAEEYIKADRKLVPEKASNQECESGSRLALRVASSCKSDDSMDSQNCNARSLIQDATRSKPNGSSTSEEIALNSNRTGDPAQDMLDLFLGPWLKKPVEKEARTDILTDDLAFSYRVESQTHSNVVKEEIAPIMKKKTSLKDKVAMFLD; translated from the exons ATGTTTGGAGTTACTGCTAGTGACGGAAGTAGGAGACGTTTACCGCAATGGATGCTGGGCGGGTCATCTACTGGCCAAGAGGGGAAGTCCAGCAATGTTGAAGAAAGGGGCAACCAGCTTGAGGAAGGACTTGCTTCTCAAGAGGCAGAAACTGTGACTGCAAAACCTGGTAAAGGGATCTGGCGTCGTGAAAAGGAAACACTGGGAGAAGGCTTGCATGTTCTTCAAAAGTGTGaggcaaagaaaagaaagagaaaatcaacTCAACAAGATGAAGAATTTGAAGGTAATGACCCAGTAGCTGTTCTAGAGAAGAAGTGTAGTGGGCGTGGGAGAAGAAAAGTTCAGGAATCTATTGCTGCAGATAGGCAAAAAGCAAAGGCTCCTGGAAAAGGGATTCATGAAAAGAAAACGTTGGGAGAGAACTCATACATTCTTGCAAAATGTGAGACAAAAAGGATTAGTAGTAAAACTAATGAACAAGATACGGATTTTGATGGCAACGCACCTGCAAGTTTTACAGAGAAGATTGGACGTGAGAGAAGAAAAGTTCAAGAAACAGCTGTCCTGAAGAGACAAGAAGCAAAGGATTCTAGCTGTGGAAGTGGTGAGGAACGAGAAGTCCAGACTTcaagtgatgatgatgttgaACTGACAGCAGAAGATTTAGTGATGATTGCTGAAGAG TACATAAAAGCTGATAGGAAATTAGTGCCAGAAAAAGCATCAAATCAAGAATGTGAATCAGGCAGCAGACTTGCACTAAGAGTCGCTTCCAGTTGTAAGTCAGATGATTCTATGGACTCCCAAAACTGTAACGCAAGATCACTCATCCAAGATGCTACCAGGTCTAAGCCTAACGGGAGCTCGACTAGTGAAGAAATTGCCTTGAACTCCAATAGAACAGGGGATCCTGCTCAGGACATGCTGGATCTGTTTTTAGGCCCCTGGCTGAAGAAACCTGTCGAGAAGGAAGCAAGGACTGACATTTTGACAGACGATCTGGCATTTTCCTACAGAGTCGAGTCACAAACTCATAGTAATGTTGTTAAAGAAGAAATTGCccccataatgaagaagaagaccagTCTGAAAGACAAGGTGGCAATGTTTCTTGACTGA